A DNA window from Carnobacterium iners contains the following coding sequences:
- a CDS encoding helix-turn-helix domain-containing protein produces MEISHEIKKRRTELNITQEELAERLDVTRAAVSNWEVGRNYPDIQLLLKISDELNISLDQLLRGDKTMVSSIDKKIKKGNFIDKYYIVFLTIVSTTLVGYFSFDNWVSTIIFGVISGGIFGVIIDSIGKSKTIK; encoded by the coding sequence ATGGAAATCAGTCATGAAATAAAAAAAAGAAGAACTGAATTGAATATTACTCAGGAAGAGCTTGCTGAACGATTGGATGTGACAAGGGCCGCAGTTTCAAATTGGGAAGTAGGAAGAAATTACCCTGATATTCAACTTTTGTTAAAAATTTCCGATGAGTTAAATATTTCTTTGGATCAATTATTGAGAGGGGATAAAACAATGGTTTCATCTATAGACAAGAAAATTAAAAAAGGTAATTTTATAGATAAGTATTATATTGTTTTCCTAACAATTGTTAGTACGACACTAGTGGGTTACTTTTCATTTGATAATTGGGTTTCAACTATTATCTTTGGAGTAATTAGTGGAGGAATCTTTGGAGTAATTATCGATTCCATTGGTAAAAGTAAGACTATTAAATAA